The following are encoded in a window of Alosa sapidissima isolate fAloSap1 chromosome 12, fAloSap1.pri, whole genome shotgun sequence genomic DNA:
- the rad23ab gene encoding RAD23 homolog A, nucleotide excision repair protein b isoform X2 → MLTITLKTLQQQTFKIEIDPELTVRALKAKIEEERGKDAYPATGQKLIYAGKILNDDIPLKDYKMDEKNFVVVMVAKPKSTLPPVQASPGSIPTPVPGAAPLTDVVPPTPVSAPVATPTPAPVPAPVVAQAPVPLPSPVPHPVPSQETQSTADQTVSGPRAASTGSATAASATAVSAPPLEGRPQEVHQDPPAVTNPPVLSTSSLVDELGLLEEAASILVTGQAYENLVTEIMSMGYPREQVIAALRASYNNPDRAVEYLLMGIPAEPEQPLSQEITRSVAAAANPTAANPAAANPAAANPVAANPTAANPTAANPAATNPTAANPTAANPIATNPTAPPVERPQPPPTSGAATPSQSPSSGNPLEFLRNQPQFQQMRQIIQQNPALLPALLQQLGRDNPQLLQQITQHQEQFVQMLNEPHGEAAEAHGAPQTNYIQVTPQEKEAIERLKALGFPEGLVIQAYFACEKNENLAANFLLQQNFDDE, encoded by the exons ATGTTGACAATAACTCTGAAGACTTTACAGCAGCAAACATTTAAGATAGAAATAGATCCAGAACTAACG GTGAGAGCATTAAAGGcaaagatagaggaagagaggggtaaAGATGCCTATCCAGCCACAGGCCAAAAACTCATATATGCAG GCAAAATCCTGAATGATGACATCCCTTTAAAGGATTACAAGATGGATGAGAAGAATTTTGTTGTGGTCATGGTGGCAAAG CCGAAATCAACACTGCCACCTGTCCAAGCTAGTCCAGGCTCAATTCCGACTCCTGTTCCGGGAGCAGCTCCCCTCACGGACGTTGTCCCTCCTACCCCCGTCTCTGCACCTGTGGCTACTCCTACTCCTGCCCCTGTCCCTGCTCCAGTCGTAGCTCAAGCTCCTGTGCCCTTGCCCTCCCCTGTTCCACATCCAGTCCCATCACAAGAGACTCAAAGTACAGCTGATCAGACTGTCTCTGGACCCAGGGCTGCCAGCACAGGCTCAGCAACAGCAGCAAGCGCCACCGCAGTTTCTGCTCCGCCTCTTGAAGGCAGACCCCaggaagttcaccaggatccaCCAGCAGTCACAAACCCACCTGTTCTCTCAACCTCCAG CCTTGTTGATGAATTGGGCCTTTTAGAAGAGGCAGCATCAATTTTAG TTACAGGGCAAGCTTACGAGAACCTGGTAACTGAAATCATGTCCATGGGATATCCAAGAGAGCAAGTGATTGCTGCTCTTCGAGCAAGTTATAACAATCCAGACCGGGCAGTCGAATACCTGCTCATG GGTATTCCGGCAGAGCCTGAGCAGCCCCTAAGCCAGGAAATTACACGatctgttgctgctgcagccaaCCCCACAGCAGCCAACCCAGCTGCAGCCAACCCTGCTGCAGCCAACCCCGTTGCAGCCAACCCCACAGCAGCCAACCCCACAGCAGCCAACCCCGCTGCAACCAATCCCACTGCAGCCAACCCCACTGCAGCTAACCCCATTGCAACCAATCCCACTGCCCCACCTGTAGAGAGACCCCAACCTCCTCCTACTTCAG GAGCAGCGACTCCATCTCAGTCGCCATCCTCTGGTAATCCTCTGGAGTTTCTAAGGAATCAACCACAGTTCCAGCAGATGAGACAGATCATTCAGCAGAACCCAGCCCTTCTACCTGCTTTACTCCAGCAGTTGGGCAGAGACAACCCACAGTTGCTCCAG CAAATCACCCAGCACCAGGAGCAGTTTGTACAGATGTTAAACGAGCCTCACGGTGAAGCTGCAGAAGCACATGGGGCGCCACAAACAAACTACATACAAGTCACCCCACAGGAGAAAGAGGCAATTGAGAGG TTAAAAGCTTTGGGATTTCCAGAAGGACTGGTCATTCAAGCTTACTTTGCATGTGAGAAAAATGAGAATCTTGCTGCCAATTTCCTTCTTCAGCAAAACTTTGATGAtgagtga
- the rad23ab gene encoding RAD23 homolog A, nucleotide excision repair protein b isoform X1: MLTITLKTLQQQTFKIEIDPELTVRALKAKIEEERGKDAYPATGQKLIYAGKILNDDIPLKDYKMDEKNFVVVMVAKPKSTLPPVQASPGSIPTPVPGAAPLTDVVPPTPVSAPVATPTPAPVPAPVVAQAPVPLPSPVPHPVPSQETQSTADQTVSGPRAASTGSATAASATAVSAPPLEGRPQEVHQDPPAVTNPPVLSTSSLVDELGLLEEAASILVTGQAYENLVTEIMSMGYPREQVIAALRASYNNPDRAVEYLLMGIPAEPEQPLSQEITRSVAAAANPTAANPAAANPAAANPVAANPTAANPTAANPAATNPTAANPTAANPIATNPTAPPVERPQPPPTSVGAATPSQSPSSGNPLEFLRNQPQFQQMRQIIQQNPALLPALLQQLGRDNPQLLQQITQHQEQFVQMLNEPHGEAAEAHGAPQTNYIQVTPQEKEAIERLKALGFPEGLVIQAYFACEKNENLAANFLLQQNFDDE; this comes from the exons ATGTTGACAATAACTCTGAAGACTTTACAGCAGCAAACATTTAAGATAGAAATAGATCCAGAACTAACG GTGAGAGCATTAAAGGcaaagatagaggaagagaggggtaaAGATGCCTATCCAGCCACAGGCCAAAAACTCATATATGCAG GCAAAATCCTGAATGATGACATCCCTTTAAAGGATTACAAGATGGATGAGAAGAATTTTGTTGTGGTCATGGTGGCAAAG CCGAAATCAACACTGCCACCTGTCCAAGCTAGTCCAGGCTCAATTCCGACTCCTGTTCCGGGAGCAGCTCCCCTCACGGACGTTGTCCCTCCTACCCCCGTCTCTGCACCTGTGGCTACTCCTACTCCTGCCCCTGTCCCTGCTCCAGTCGTAGCTCAAGCTCCTGTGCCCTTGCCCTCCCCTGTTCCACATCCAGTCCCATCACAAGAGACTCAAAGTACAGCTGATCAGACTGTCTCTGGACCCAGGGCTGCCAGCACAGGCTCAGCAACAGCAGCAAGCGCCACCGCAGTTTCTGCTCCGCCTCTTGAAGGCAGACCCCaggaagttcaccaggatccaCCAGCAGTCACAAACCCACCTGTTCTCTCAACCTCCAG CCTTGTTGATGAATTGGGCCTTTTAGAAGAGGCAGCATCAATTTTAG TTACAGGGCAAGCTTACGAGAACCTGGTAACTGAAATCATGTCCATGGGATATCCAAGAGAGCAAGTGATTGCTGCTCTTCGAGCAAGTTATAACAATCCAGACCGGGCAGTCGAATACCTGCTCATG GGTATTCCGGCAGAGCCTGAGCAGCCCCTAAGCCAGGAAATTACACGatctgttgctgctgcagccaaCCCCACAGCAGCCAACCCAGCTGCAGCCAACCCTGCTGCAGCCAACCCCGTTGCAGCCAACCCCACAGCAGCCAACCCCACAGCAGCCAACCCCGCTGCAACCAATCCCACTGCAGCCAACCCCACTGCAGCTAACCCCATTGCAACCAATCCCACTGCCCCACCTGTAGAGAGACCCCAACCTCCTCCTACTTCAG TAGGAGCAGCGACTCCATCTCAGTCGCCATCCTCTGGTAATCCTCTGGAGTTTCTAAGGAATCAACCACAGTTCCAGCAGATGAGACAGATCATTCAGCAGAACCCAGCCCTTCTACCTGCTTTACTCCAGCAGTTGGGCAGAGACAACCCACAGTTGCTCCAG CAAATCACCCAGCACCAGGAGCAGTTTGTACAGATGTTAAACGAGCCTCACGGTGAAGCTGCAGAAGCACATGGGGCGCCACAAACAAACTACATACAAGTCACCCCACAGGAGAAAGAGGCAATTGAGAGG TTAAAAGCTTTGGGATTTCCAGAAGGACTGGTCATTCAAGCTTACTTTGCATGTGAGAAAAATGAGAATCTTGCTGCCAATTTCCTTCTTCAGCAAAACTTTGATGAtgagtga